The Candidatus Woesearchaeota archaeon genome contains a region encoding:
- a CDS encoding AbrB/MazE/SpoVT family DNA-binding domain-containing protein gives MIKRQIFTWGGYSFGITLPKNWVKRNDVSQVEIEEFDQELIIRIAKNDANTGGADKC, from the coding sequence ATGATCAAAAGACAAATTTTTACATGGGGAGGTTACTCTTTTGGAATCACTTTGCCCAAAAATTGGGTGAAACGAAACGATGTTTCTCAAGTAGAAATTGAAGAATTTGATCAAGAATTAATCATAAGAATTGCAAAAAATGACGCAAACACAGGAGGAGCTGACAAATGCTGA
- a CDS encoding DUF1778 domain-containing protein yields MLRKTCLLQLRVTADQKQMIEKLAEINGYNSLSDFIRSRALQSNLIELRLNEIKKMLQKEVGKHD; encoded by the coding sequence ATGCTGAGAAAGACTTGCCTCCTCCAGCTTCGAGTCACTGCTGATCAAAAACAAATGATCGAAAAACTTGCCGAAATCAATGGTTATAACTCCCTCAGTGACTTCATTCGATCAAGAGCCTTACAATCTAATCTCATAGAGCTACGTCTAAACGAAATCAAGAAAATGCTCCAAAAAGAGGTCGG